A stretch of Aphanothece sacrum FPU1 DNA encodes these proteins:
- a CDS encoding gluconeogenesis factor YvcK family protein, whose product MSISPLQQAIRKIKSEQRKWATMSKYTPKQVNRWFKWLSPGLFVKRWLLISATGLILTILGLAIWIKLTPINRFLEFTSKLLETFTTYIPYYISGPLALFLGLFLLLWGQSRTVGSITEAFNPEGDEQLVDRLLAHRRLNRGAKIVALGGGTGLSTLLRGLKQYSANITAIVTVADDGGSSGRLRREIGVLPPGDIRNCVAALADEEKLLTELFQYRFQAGDGLTGHSFGNLFLTAMTDITGDLEQAIATSSKVLAVRGKVLPATLSDMRLWAELSDGRLIEGESNITSAKGQILHMGCTPADPPAVPAAIRAIEEAEYIIIGPGSLYTSVIPNLLVPDIREALGKVDVPRIYVCNIMTQPGETEGYTVADHIEAIDRICGKRLFDAVLVQRNPPSPYALKSYAEENCHPVFLNREDVANLGCRVVLANVMDENPTTGRVRHDPQRLAKVLLRWYHKS is encoded by the coding sequence ATGTCCATCAGTCCCTTGCAACAAGCAATCCGCAAAATTAAGTCAGAACAGCGAAAATGGGCGACCATGAGCAAATATACCCCTAAACAGGTCAATCGCTGGTTTAAATGGCTATCTCCTGGCTTATTTGTTAAACGCTGGTTACTAATTAGTGCGACTGGACTAATTTTAACAATATTAGGCTTAGCTATTTGGATTAAATTAACCCCTATTAATCGTTTTTTGGAGTTTACTTCTAAGTTACTCGAAACCTTTACCACCTATATTCCTTATTATATTTCTGGCCCCTTGGCCCTATTTTTAGGGTTATTTTTGTTACTATGGGGTCAAAGTCGGACTGTCGGTTCTATTACTGAAGCCTTTAATCCTGAAGGAGATGAACAATTAGTTGATCGACTCTTGGCCCATCGTCGCTTAAACCGAGGGGCTAAAATTGTGGCTTTAGGGGGAGGAACAGGTTTATCTACTTTGTTACGAGGACTCAAACAATACAGCGCGAATATTACGGCCATTGTCACTGTAGCCGATGATGGGGGGTCATCAGGACGACTAAGACGAGAAATTGGGGTATTGCCTCCTGGAGATATTCGTAACTGTGTGGCCGCCTTAGCGGATGAAGAAAAATTGCTCACAGAATTATTTCAATATCGTTTTCAAGCTGGAGATGGCCTGACGGGTCATAGTTTTGGAAATTTGTTTTTGACGGCTATGACTGATATTACCGGAGATCTCGAACAAGCGATCGCCACGAGTTCTAAAGTTTTGGCTGTTCGAGGTAAAGTATTACCTGCAACCCTCAGTGATATGCGTCTTTGGGCAGAATTAAGCGATGGACGCTTGATTGAGGGAGAATCTAATATTACGTCCGCTAAGGGGCAAATTCTTCATATGGGTTGTACTCCGGCAGACCCCCCAGCAGTTCCAGCAGCTATTCGTGCCATTGAAGAAGCGGAATATATTATTATTGGGCCAGGTAGTCTGTATACGAGTGTTATTCCTAATCTTTTAGTACCTGATATTCGGGAAGCTTTAGGAAAAGTTGACGTTCCTCGCATTTATGTTTGTAATATTATGACTCAACCAGGGGAAACAGAAGGTTATACGGTAGCTGATCATATTGAAGCTATTGATCGCATTTGTGGCAAACGTTTATTTGATGCGGTTTTGGTGCAAAGAAATCCCCCGTCTCCCTATGCCTTAAAAAGCTATGCTGAAGAAAACTGTCATCCCGTGTTTCTGAATCGAGAAGATGTGGCAAATTTGGGCTGTCGTGTCGTTTTAGCTAATGTTATGGATGAAAATCCGACTACGGGACGAGTTCGCCATGATCCTCAGCGATTAGCTAAAGTATTATTACGCTGGTATCACAAGTCTTAA
- the tsaE gene encoding tRNA (adenosine(37)-N6)-threonylcarbamoyltransferase complex ATPase subunit type 1 TsaE, protein MSSVLITLPDVSSTQYLGQTLGHYLSEGTVILLEGNLGAGKTTLVQGIGQGLGIKDAIVSPTFTIVNEYLEGRLPLYHLDLYRLEPSEIQGLYLDRYWDSNEVTPGITAIEWGQRLPYNPSDYLDLRLIYDEGQGRQAIVQTQGNFELDQKIWSMLQGTSKQ, encoded by the coding sequence ATGTCATCAGTCCTTATTACCTTACCCGATGTATCATCAACTCAATATTTAGGTCAAACCTTGGGGCATTATTTGTCTGAAGGTACAGTTATTTTACTTGAGGGGAACTTAGGGGCGGGAAAAACCACCTTAGTGCAAGGAATAGGACAAGGATTAGGCATTAAAGATGCCATTGTTAGCCCAACATTTACAATTGTTAATGAATACCTAGAAGGGCGTTTACCTCTGTATCATCTTGATTTATATCGTCTCGAACCTTCAGAGATTCAAGGGTTATATTTAGACAGATATTGGGACTCAAACGAAGTTACTCCAGGTATTACGGCCATTGAATGGGGACAACGTCTACCTTATAACCCTTCAGATTATCTTGATCTAAGACTTATTTATGATGAGGGACAAGGCCGTCAAGCCATTGTACAAACTCAGGGAAATTTTGAGCTAGATCAGAAAATTTGGTCAATGCTTCAAGGGACAAGCAAACAATAA
- the petG gene encoding cytochrome b6-f complex subunit V, producing MIEPLLLGIVLGLIPITLAGLFVAAYLQYKRGNQLNVD from the coding sequence GTGATTGAACCCTTACTTTTAGGCATTGTTTTAGGATTAATCCCCATTACCTTAGCGGGGTTATTTGTCGCTGCTTACCTACAATACAAGCGTGGCAACCAACTCAACGTAGATTAA
- a CDS encoding CHAT domain-containing protein — protein sequence MMLPKTILILAANPKGTSQLRLDEEVREIDLALQLSQRREMFTLKQKWAVRQRDVHRAILDCKPQIVHFSGHGEEKQGLVFEDENGQVKFVNAEALASLFQVFAPYVDCVILNACYSESQVKAISQHIDYVIGMKQSIGDKSAIDFAVGFYDALGAGESYEFAFNLGRSAIQMGQRQGIAEQFVPTLYIRHNEKHKNEKHKNEKHKVVVIEGELDSLDEAKIKALIQSLQKRGKDLTIEIVAVEKSSIKIIIKGTEEGLQRIQELFNSGKLEDLENLKVIRVRDLDQQEQRKVESKKKPMTITDKQLQQLIDRISNNPDPKSSARRKAINRLLKELQQLPGLLRSSNRYYLEALDKTWEWVAQNICNFQQRSHLSLQESLAKWINSYLFWRIKDLYSNRQYSQEISIDMAFNLNDQNPTSLLDQLSKTGFASPTLSGLDAYIEEQRKKKIQDIFERFERYVEEDPEMLLRKCHPRNFPECHCQLLTKKLLLQEPPERLSQIHREFQNLGVKIPDQTLRSHWKNKCLPLLQNRLESLGYSKDEES from the coding sequence ATGATGCTACCTAAAACGATTCTGATACTAGCAGCTAATCCAAAGGGAACTTCACAACTCCGTTTAGATGAAGAAGTGCGTGAAATTGATTTAGCGTTACAGCTTTCTCAAAGACGTGAAATGTTTACACTCAAACAGAAGTGGGCAGTTCGTCAAAGAGATGTCCATCGAGCCATATTGGATTGTAAACCCCAAATTGTTCATTTTAGTGGACATGGAGAAGAAAAACAAGGATTAGTCTTTGAGGATGAAAATGGACAAGTTAAATTTGTTAATGCTGAAGCATTGGCGAGTCTCTTTCAAGTTTTTGCGCCTTACGTAGATTGCGTTATTCTTAATGCTTGTTACTCAGAAAGTCAGGTCAAAGCTATTAGTCAGCACATCGATTATGTAATAGGAATGAAGCAAAGTATTGGAGATAAATCAGCCATTGATTTTGCTGTTGGTTTCTATGATGCTTTAGGTGCAGGGGAGTCTTATGAGTTTGCTTTCAATTTAGGACGTAGTGCCATTCAAATGGGTCAAAGGCAAGGCATTGCAGAGCAATTTGTTCCAACTTTATATATTAGACATAATGAAAAACATAAGAATGAAAAACATAAGAATGAAAAGCATAAGGTGGTTGTTATTGAAGGAGAACTGGATAGCTTAGACGAAGCGAAAATCAAAGCACTCATTCAATCGTTACAAAAAAGAGGGAAAGATCTAACAATAGAAATTGTAGCTGTGGAAAAAAGCAGTATTAAGATTATCATTAAAGGAACAGAAGAGGGATTACAGCGTATTCAAGAATTATTTAACTCAGGGAAATTAGAAGACCTAGAAAATTTAAAAGTAATAAGAGTGCGAGATTTAGATCAACAAGAACAAAGGAAGGTTGAATCGAAAAAAAAACCAATGACAATAACAGATAAACAATTACAACAACTTATTGATAGGATATCTAATAATCCTGACCCGAAAAGTTCAGCGAGGAGAAAAGCCATTAATCGGCTACTCAAAGAACTTCAACAATTACCAGGACTGTTAAGATCCTCTAATCGATACTATCTTGAAGCCTTAGATAAAACTTGGGAATGGGTTGCTCAAAATATCTGTAATTTTCAACAGAGATCCCATTTATCACTTCAAGAAAGTTTAGCTAAATGGATTAATAGTTATTTATTTTGGCGCATCAAAGATTTGTATAGCAATCGCCAATACAGTCAAGAAATTAGTATAGATATGGCTTTTAACCTCAATGATCAAAATCCAACATCCCTACTTGATCAATTATCAAAAACAGGTTTTGCTTCTCCTACTCTTAGTGGACTTGATGCTTATATTGAAGAACAAAGAAAAAAAAAGATCCAAGACATTTTTGAGAGATTTGAGCGTTATGTTGAAGAAGACCCCGAAATGCTTTTACGAAAGTGTCACCCTCGTAACTTCCCTGAGTGTCACTGTCAGTTACTTACCAAAAAGTTGCTTTTACAAGAACCACCAGAACGTCTTTCTCAAATACATCGAGAGTTTCAAAACTTAGGGGTAAAAATTCCAGATCAAACCCTTAGATCTCACTGGAAGAATAAATGTCTTCCACTGCTACAAAACCGTTTAGAGAGTTTAGGATACTCAAAGGATGAAGAATCATGA
- a CDS encoding DUF1822 family protein, producing MNNKERQFLEVPLGIEAHHIAGKLAAEQTTTEKSKQVYLNTLAVYAVHRYLKWLGIETSLTKSDSWNPILRNKWNVADLEIPGSGKLECRPFLPGETTIFLPAEVTEDRIGYLGVQFSDRLDKVQILGFTKTANGGVLEIRQLQSTDELINELSPVNLGKWFEGIFDEVWQPIKFLFKVKNLEPLRLKNRPKEDLNPDKNDANKGENKVIERGQTIGFLANSQQLNLVVGIRKEENQELGCLFQVFPMNVGEYLPVGLKLKVILESEEAEKKVESTEQKEPLKIRLTELPGKLITVQVHLENEFITRTFIL from the coding sequence ATGAACAATAAAGAAAGACAATTTTTAGAAGTTCCCCTCGGCATCGAAGCCCATCACATTGCTGGTAAATTAGCAGCCGAACAAACCACAACTGAAAAAAGTAAACAGGTCTATTTAAACACATTAGCTGTTTATGCCGTTCATCGATATTTAAAATGGTTAGGAATTGAAACAAGTCTAACTAAAAGTGACAGTTGGAATCCAATTCTTAGAAATAAATGGAATGTTGCAGATTTGGAAATTCCTGGTTCTGGTAAATTAGAATGTCGTCCCTTTTTACCTGGGGAAACTACGATATTTTTACCAGCAGAAGTAACAGAAGATCGGATCGGTTATCTAGGGGTTCAATTTAGCGATCGCTTAGATAAAGTGCAGATTCTCGGATTTACAAAAACAGCGAATGGAGGTGTTTTGGAAATTAGACAATTACAGTCAACTGATGAGTTGATCAATGAACTTTCTCCCGTAAATTTAGGAAAATGGTTTGAGGGGATTTTTGATGAAGTTTGGCAACCGATAAAATTTCTATTTAAAGTCAAAAACTTAGAGCCTCTTAGGTTAAAAAATAGACCTAAAGAGGACTTAAATCCAGATAAAAATGATGCCAATAAAGGAGAAAATAAGGTTATTGAACGAGGTCAAACCATTGGCTTTTTAGCTAATTCTCAGCAACTCAATTTAGTGGTGGGTATCAGAAAAGAAGAAAACCAAGAATTAGGGTGTCTTTTTCAAGTGTTTCCCATGAATGTAGGAGAGTATTTACCTGTTGGATTAAAACTAAAAGTAATCCTTGAATCTGAGGAAGCAGAAAAGAAAGTAGAATCAACAGAACAGAAAGAACCTCTGAAAATACGATTAACTGAACTGCCAGGAAAACTAATAACTGTTCAAGTTCATCTAGAGAATGAGTTTATCACAAGGACCTTCATTCTTTAG